The Callospermophilus lateralis isolate mCalLat2 chromosome 3, mCalLat2.hap1, whole genome shotgun sequence genome has a segment encoding these proteins:
- the LOC143393918 gene encoding olfactory receptor 4K14-like, with the protein MDGGNQSTVSEFVFLGLVHSWSIQVLLFMVFLMLYLIIVSGNIVILTLILTDPHLHSPMYFFLAILSFVDMWLSSVTTPKMIADFLRENKTISFAGCMCQILFVHLIAGSEMVLLVVMAYDRYVAICKPLHYSTIMSLQRCIGLVLTSWTVGFVHAMSQMAVIVQLPFCGPREIDSFFCDIPLVIKLACMDSYNLEIVMNADSGIVAVTCFILLLISYTYILLTVRQSSKTGASKALSTCSAHVTVVMIFFVPCIFIYVWPLNITWLDKFLAVFYSVFTPLLNPAIYTLRNKEMKSAMKRFRNYYMNFKGNT; encoded by the coding sequence ATGGATGGAGGAAACCAGTCCACAGTGTCAGAATTTGTGTTTCTGGGACTTGTTCACTCATGGAGTATTCAGGTCTTACTCTTCATGGTATTTTTGATGCTTTACCTGATTATTGTATCTggaaatattgtcattttgacctTAATCCTCACTGACCCTCATCTCCATTCCCCCATGTACTTCTTTCTGGCCATCTTGTCCTTTGTTGATATGTGGCTGTCCTCAGTCACCACTCCTAAGATGATTGCTGACTTTCTCAGGGAGAATAAGACCATTTCCTTTGCAGGTTGCATGTGCCAAATTCTATTTGTCCATTTAATTGCAGGAAGTGAGATGGTGCTCCTGGTGGTtatggcctatgaccgctatgtggccatctgcaaACCACTCCACTACTCCACCATTATGAGCCTGCAAAGGTGCATTGGGCTGGTGTTGACATCCTGGACTGTGGGCTTTGTGCATGCCATGAGTCAAATGGCTGTGATTGTGCAGCTGCCTTTCTGTGGCCCCAGGGAAATAGACAGCTTCTTCTGTGACATACCACTGGTGATCAAGCTGGCCTGCATGGATTCTTATAACTTGGAAATAGTAATGAATGCTGACAGTGGAATTGTGGCTGTAACTTGCTTTATCCTCCTGCTGATATCTTACACATACATTCTTCTCACTGTTCGCCAGAGCTCTAAAACTGGTGCATCTAAAGCCCTGTCCACCTGCAGTGCCCACGTCACAGTGGTGATGATTTTTTTTGTGCCCTGCATCTTCATCTATGTGTGGCCCCTCAACATTACCTGGTTGGACAAGTTTCTTGCTGTGTTTTACTCTGTTTTTACACCACTCCTTAATCCAGCCATTTATACACTGAGAAATAAAGAGATGAAAAGTGCTATGAAGCGATTTAGAAACTACTATATGAATTTCAAAGGAAATACATAA